The genomic stretch CAGCTCTGCACTTTTCCCAAAATAATCGGCATTTTGACTAAAACCATATTGTCCACTACCATTGTCATCAACAAAAGATAACAGACTAGCATTCGGATAAACAGATAAGTAAGATTGAGCAAACAGCGGCACTTGCTTGAGTGATTGAATCATGTGATAAGGTCCCAAATGACAATTGAGTCCTACTACATCTGCTCCAAGCATCACCAATTTTCCTAATATCTCTACCAGTGGGCGACCATTTTCGGTTATTCCCGCTTCATGAATGGAAATGTTAGTGATAATCGGCAAGTCCGTTAGAGGTCTAACTGCTTTCAAAACTTCAATGATTTCTTCTTCATCATAATAAGTTTCAAATAATAATCCATCAATTTCTTCGGTTTCAAGTAAATATCCAACTTGCTCCAAGGTTTCCTTGATAATCTCATCAAGTGTTAATTCACATTGCTTGAGCCCGCGAAGAGCACCCACCGTTCCTAAAACAAAAGTATCTTCACCCGCTGCTTGTCTTGCAATTTTGACACCAGCTTGATTGATTTCTTTAATCTTGTCGCCATAGCCGTAGCCATCTAATCGATGGCGTTTTGCAGCATAGGTATTTGTCTGAATAACATCAGCTCCCGCTTCAATATAAGCCTTGTGAATGGCTAATACTTTTTCAGGATGGGTTAAATTGTAGGCTTCATAACAATTATCAAGACCATTGGCGTAAAGAAGAGTTCCCATAGCACCGTCAGCGACTAAAATATCTGTTTTTAAACGTTCTAATAATCGTGACATAGCTTAACCTTCCTTATTTTCCGTATTTTGCACGAACTTCCTTAGTAGCCTCCACTAGCACTTTTAAAGCTGCAATTGTTTCTGGTTCACGACGTGTTTTAAGACCACAGTCAGGGTTAACCCAGAATTGTTCCAATGATAATTGACGAAGTGGACGTTCGATATTCGCAATCACTTCTTCTTTGCTTGGCACACGTGGTGAGTGAATATCGTAAACGCCAAGCCCAATACCAAGTGGGTAAACTGCCGTTTCAAATGATTCAATCACATCACCGTGGCTGCGACTTGTTTCGATAGAAATAACATCAGCGTCCAAGTCACGAATAGAATCGATGATTTCATTGAATTTAGAGTAACACATGTGAGTGTGAATTTGAGTATCATCTTTGACAGACGATGTTGCAATGCGGAAAGCATGCACAGCGTCATCGAGATAAGCTTTTTGTTTTGCTTTACGAAGTGGCAAACCTTCACGAAGTGCAGCTTCATCAACTTGGATAATGGCAATACCTGCATCCTCTAACAGTTTAATCTCATCCTTGATAGCAAGACCAATTTGGTTGAAAAGGTCAGCGCGTGAGATATCTGAACGTTCAAATGACCAGTTAGTGATGGTAATAGGTCCAGTTAACATTCCTTTCACAGGACGGTCAGTCAAACTTTGCGCATAAACCACTTCTTTGACTGACAATGGTTGAATGTGTTTCACATCTCCGTAAATAATTGGTGGTTTAACCGCACGAGAACCATATGATTGCACCCAACCAAGTTTTGTTGTGGTAAAACCAGCTAATTTTTGACCGAAGAATTCAACCATGTCCACACGTTCAAATTCACCGTGTACCAAAACATCGATATCTAAGTCTTCTTGAATCTTAATCCAACGAGCGATTTCTGATTTGATAAAATCTTCATATTCAGCATCAGAGATATTGCCACGTTTCCAAGCCAGACGAGTACGACGAACTTCTGGTGATTGAGGGAATGACCCAATTGTCGTTGTCGGAAGTGTTGGCAAACCTAGCTTTTCTTGTTGCACCTTGCGGCGAACTTTATAATCCACACGCTCAGTCGGCACATTTTCTAAACTTTCAAGAGTCACATTTCGGAAATCAGCTGCTTGCAAAGCATCAAAGTCAACCACATGTTGCTTGTAAGCTTCAGATTCTTGACCATCCAAGTATTGACTCAAAAGTTCAAGTTCTTGCAATTTTTCGTCTGCAAAGGCAAGACCATTTTTAAGAACAGGATCAAGGTCAGTTTCATTTTTAGTAGTTACAGGCACATGAAGAAGAGAACAAGATGGTTGAATCACAAGATTGCCAACTTTAGCTTGTAGCTTTTCGAGCAATTCTGATGTTTTTTCAAAATCAGTTGCCCAGATGTTACGACCATCAACAACCCCAGCAAACACTTCTTTATTTTCAAAATAACCAGCTTCAACCGCTTCAAGATTTTCATCAAGGCCATGAACAAAATCAAGACCAAATGCGGCAACCGGAAGTTCTGATAACTCTTTAGCATCAATCAAAGCTTCGAAATATGTTTGGAAGATAATCTTGGCTTGTGGCACTTCTTTGGCAAAATAAGCATAAACGCATTTTGCTGCTTCAAGAAGATCTGCCCCTTCATCCGTTACAAAAATCGGTTCATCAACTTGAATGTATGTTGCACCAGCTTCAACCAATTCTGTAAAGACTTGTTTGTAAAGTGGCAGAAGTTTTTTCACTGCTGAGGTAAAATCGCTAACCTCAGATGACAAAGCAACATAAGTGATTGGACCTGTAATCACTGGTTTTGCTTTATCACCAACAACTTCTTTAGCTTCAAGGTACAAATCAAGTAAGCGAGTATTTGTCAAATGTGGTTTAACCTTTGACCATTCTGGAACAATGTAGTGATAGTTGGTGTTGAACCACTTTTTCATAGATGAAGCGACATTATCCTTGCTACCACGCGCAATCGCAAAGAACAAATCAAGATTAATCTCTTCCTTGGCAAAACGATTTGGAATCACGCCAAATTGCACAGACAAATCCAAAATATGATCGTAAAGTGAAAAATCACCCACAGGAATAAAATCAAGACCTGCGTCAGCTTGTTTTTTCAAAAATGACAAGCGCAATGCTTTCGCTTCTGCTTGCAATTCATCTTGTGAGATATTGCCTGCCCAATAAGACTCAATCAATTTTTTCCACTCACGATTCTCACCCAAACGCGGATATCCCAAATTCGAAACCTTAACCATAGTTACCTCCTATAACCGTATTAGTTTAAAACTATACAATCCAAAAATTTTATAGTTAAGATTTTAAACGATAAGTCCTTATTTTTCAATGGTTCTAGCCATTCTATCTTTTTATGCTTTGCTATAGTTTTTAACTATGCAATTAGAATCTGTTATAGTTTTAAACTATAACTTAGCTTTTCACACAAAAAAAGAATTCCCGAAGGAATCCTTTTTTCATTGTTAGATTAATAAAATTTTGTATTGTAATGACTTTTAATTATTTTGCTTTTTTTAGGGCTCCAAAGAGAAGACCTGCAACGATTGCACCAATGATAACAAAGACAAGGTAAAGAATTGGAGCGCTTGTCAATGCGATAACAAAGATACCACCGTGTGGAGCCATCAATTTAATACCGAATGCTCCGACAAGACCACCAGCTACAGCAGAACCAACCATGAAGCTTGGAATAGCACGAGCAGGGTCAGCAGCACCAAATGGGATAGCTCCTTCTGTGATGAATGAAAGACCCATGATGATGTTTGTCAAACCTGAGTTACGTTCTTCTTCAGTGAATTTGTTTTTGAAAAGAAGAGTTGCAACAAATACTGCAAGTGGTGGAACCATACCACCAGCCATAACTGATGCCATAGCAACTGAACCACCTGTTGCTACTGATGCAGCAAGTGTACCTGTACCAAAGACATACGCAGCTTTGTTAAATGGTCCACCCATATCGATAGCCATCATACCACCAAGAATAGCTCCAAGAAGAACTGCTGATGCTCCTTGAAGACCTCCAAGGAAGTTGTTCAAACCAGTGTTAATAGCAGCCATTGGAATGTTGACGAACAACATTGCAAAACCTGTCAAGAAGACACCAAGTAATGGGTAAAGCAAGATTGATTTGATACCTTCAAGTGAACGTGGCAAACCAGCACAAGCTTTTTTAACAAGGTTAACTAACCATCCAGCAAGGAAACCACCTACAAGAGCACCAAGGAAACCTGAAGGAGTTCCTTCAAGATTACCCCAAGCAGCACCGCTTGAAGCAATCGCACCAGCTACGAAACCAGCTACAAGACCTGGTTTTTCAGCGATTGAGTAAGCAATGTAACCTGCCAATATTGGAAGCATGAAGCCAAAGGCAGCATTACCAATTGTTTTGAAGTAAGCAGCTGCTTGGTGATATGTACCCAAGTTAGAAAGTTGATCTTTTGGCACACCCAAAATGTTATCAATCAAGAATGCAAGTGCAATCATGATACCACCACCGATAACGAATGGCAACATTTGAGAAACACCACTCATCAAGTGTTTGTAGAATGCAGCACCAAGGCTAAGTTTTTCACTTGATTCTTTTTCTTCAGCAGAAGAACCCGCTGCAGCTTTGTAAGTGTCAGCTTTACCATCAAGGATGATGTTAATCAATTCTTCTGTTTTCTTGATACCATCAGCAACAGGACGAGATACCAATGGTTTACCGTCAAAACGTGCCATTTCTACTGCTTTATCTGCAGCAACAATAACACCTTTAGCACGAGCGATTTCATCAGCTGTCAAACGATTACCGACACCTGATGCACCATTTGTTTCAACACGAACAGTGACACCCATTTCGTCACCTTGTTTGATAAGAGCTTCTTCTGCCATGTAAGTGTGTGCAATACCGGTTGTACATGCTGTTACAGCAACGATAAGTGGTTTGTCATCTGATACTGGAGCTGCTTTAACTTCTTCTTTTGCTTTATTATCTTCTTCAGCAGCATCAAAAGTTGCGATAACTTCATCAGCTGTTGTGACATGACGCAATTTATCAGCAAAACCGTCTTTCAAGAGGTATTTTGATAATTCAGCAAGTGCTGCTAAGTGAGTATCGTTTGCTCCGTCTGGTGCAGCAATCATGAAGAATAGATAAGTTGGTTGACCATCCAATGCTTCATAATCAACACCTGCTTGAGATTTTGCAAAAAGAACTGTTGCTTCTTTAACAGCGGCGTTTTTGCTGTGAGGCATAGCAATACCATCACCCAAACCTGTTGATGTTTGAGCTTCACGGTTCATGATACCTTGTTTAAAAGTATCAAAGTCAGTGACAACTCCGTGTTCAACAAGGCTTGTAATCATTTCATCGATAACAGCTTCTTTTGAAGTTGCTTTCAAATCAAGAATCATGACATCTTTTCTGAGCAAGTCTTGAATTTTCATAGTTTTTCTACCTCTACTTTTTGATATGTTTCTTTAATGAATTCAGCTGTTGCTAAATCATCTGAGAATGTCGTTGCTGTACCACATGCGACACCCCATTTAAGAGCTTCGATTGGGTCACCTGATTTCACGTATTCACCAGTAAATCCGGCAACCATAGAATCTCCAGCACCAACAGAATTTTTAACAGTGCCTTTGATTGGTTTTGCAAAGTAAGCTGCTTCTGGTGTTACTAGCAAAGCACCGTCACCAGCCATTGAAATAATAACGTTTTTAGCACCTTTTGCAAGAATTTCGCGGGCGTATTTTTCGATGTCATCAAGACCGTTCAATTCTACATCAAAGATATCTGCTAATTCATGATTATTTGGTTTTACTAAAAGTGGTTGATAGTTTAATGAATCTAAAAGTGTTTGACCTTCAAAGTCACAAACTACTTCTGCACCAGCTTTTTTGGCAATTGGAATCAATGTGTTGTAAACTTGGTTACCAAGGCTACTTGGAGCTGAACCTGCAAAAACAACAGTATCTTCACTTGAAAGACCAGCAAGAATTGCTTTTAATTCTTCAAGTTTTTCATCTGAAATTTTTGGACCAGCACCATTGATTTCTGTTTCTTCACCAGCTTTGATTTTAACGTTGATACGTGTATCTTCAGAAACTTGAACAAAGTTTGTTTTGATACCTTCTGCAGTCAAGCCATCTTCAACAAAACGTCCAGTAAATCCACCGATAAATCCAGTTGCTGTATTATCGACATCCAAACGTTGCAAGATACGACTAACATTGATACCTTTACCACCAGCGAATTTGTCATCGCTAGTCATGCGGTTAACGCTACCAAGTTCTAAATGATCCAAACGTACGATAAAATCGATTGATGGATTCAGCGTTACTGTGTAAATCATACTTCAATTACCCTCGTATTTTCTTTTATTTTTTTCATCAGTGCTCCGCTAGATTGATTGGTAATAATTGTAGCATTCTCAATCTTATCGACCTTGGCAAAGGATACCCGACCGATTTTTGA from Streptococcus ruminicola encodes the following:
- the metE gene encoding 5-methyltetrahydropteroyltriglutamate--homocysteine S-methyltransferase; translated protein: MVKVSNLGYPRLGENREWKKLIESYWAGNISQDELQAEAKALRLSFLKKQADAGLDFIPVGDFSLYDHILDLSVQFGVIPNRFAKEEINLDLFFAIARGSKDNVASSMKKWFNTNYHYIVPEWSKVKPHLTNTRLLDLYLEAKEVVGDKAKPVITGPITYVALSSEVSDFTSAVKKLLPLYKQVFTELVEAGATYIQVDEPIFVTDEGADLLEAAKCVYAYFAKEVPQAKIIFQTYFEALIDAKELSELPVAAFGLDFVHGLDENLEAVEAGYFENKEVFAGVVDGRNIWATDFEKTSELLEKLQAKVGNLVIQPSCSLLHVPVTTKNETDLDPVLKNGLAFADEKLQELELLSQYLDGQESEAYKQHVVDFDALQAADFRNVTLESLENVPTERVDYKVRRKVQQEKLGLPTLPTTTIGSFPQSPEVRRTRLAWKRGNISDAEYEDFIKSEIARWIKIQEDLDIDVLVHGEFERVDMVEFFGQKLAGFTTTKLGWVQSYGSRAVKPPIIYGDVKHIQPLSVKEVVYAQSLTDRPVKGMLTGPITITNWSFERSDISRADLFNQIGLAIKDEIKLLEDAGIAIIQVDEAALREGLPLRKAKQKAYLDDAVHAFRIATSSVKDDTQIHTHMCYSKFNEIIDSIRDLDADVISIETSRSHGDVIESFETAVYPLGIGLGVYDIHSPRVPSKEEVIANIERPLRQLSLEQFWVNPDCGLKTRREPETIAALKVLVEATKEVRAKYGK
- a CDS encoding PTS fructose transporter subunit IIABC → MKIQDLLRKDVMILDLKATSKEAVIDEMITSLVEHGVVTDFDTFKQGIMNREAQTSTGLGDGIAMPHSKNAAVKEATVLFAKSQAGVDYEALDGQPTYLFFMIAAPDGANDTHLAALAELSKYLLKDGFADKLRHVTTADEVIATFDAAEEDNKAKEEVKAAPVSDDKPLIVAVTACTTGIAHTYMAEEALIKQGDEMGVTVRVETNGASGVGNRLTADEIARAKGVIVAADKAVEMARFDGKPLVSRPVADGIKKTEELINIILDGKADTYKAAAGSSAEEKESSEKLSLGAAFYKHLMSGVSQMLPFVIGGGIMIALAFLIDNILGVPKDQLSNLGTYHQAAAYFKTIGNAAFGFMLPILAGYIAYSIAEKPGLVAGFVAGAIASSGAAWGNLEGTPSGFLGALVGGFLAGWLVNLVKKACAGLPRSLEGIKSILLYPLLGVFLTGFAMLFVNIPMAAINTGLNNFLGGLQGASAVLLGAILGGMMAIDMGGPFNKAAYVFGTGTLAASVATGGSVAMASVMAGGMVPPLAVFVATLLFKNKFTEEERNSGLTNIIMGLSFITEGAIPFGAADPARAIPSFMVGSAVAGGLVGAFGIKLMAPHGGIFVIALTSAPILYLVFVIIGAIVAGLLFGALKKAK
- the pfkB gene encoding 1-phosphofructokinase, with translation MIYTVTLNPSIDFIVRLDHLELGSVNRMTSDDKFAGGKGINVSRILQRLDVDNTATGFIGGFTGRFVEDGLTAEGIKTNFVQVSEDTRINVKIKAGEETEINGAGPKISDEKLEELKAILAGLSSEDTVVFAGSAPSSLGNQVYNTLIPIAKKAGAEVVCDFEGQTLLDSLNYQPLLVKPNNHELADIFDVELNGLDDIEKYAREILAKGAKNVIISMAGDGALLVTPEAAYFAKPIKGTVKNSVGAGDSMVAGFTGEYVKSGDPIEALKWGVACGTATTFSDDLATAEFIKETYQKVEVEKL